ATCTGGACACGCAGTACGAACAAGGGATCGCGTGTACGCATCCCGACACCGGCGTGTTGGTCAGCGATGGCGAATACGATGCGCTGCGTCGCGAGCTGCAGACGCTGAATCCCCAGTCGACGCTTTTCGAGACGGCCACCGCGTCGCAGCTGGAGAGTGCGGTTGCGAAGGTCGTTCACCACCCACCGCTGACGTCGATCGAGAAGGCGAGCCACGAAGATCTCGCCGTGCAGCAACAGATGCTTTTCAAATGGCTCCGCGGCGCCGATGCCCCGGCCGTTGCGGAAGCTCCCGCGGGCGAGCTGTTTGCCGACGCGTTGCCCGACGATTTGATTACCGTCGCGGGGATGAGCTACGACGGCCAGCCGGTCGTCTACAGCCCCGATCGGTTCTACGCCGCCTACAAGCTCGATGGCGTGGCGATCGCTCTTTATTACGAACAGGGAAAACTTGTCCGCGCCGGGCTGCGACCGCGCGACGGGATTAACGGCGAAGATGTCACGGCGCAAGTTCGTTATGTCGCCGGTGTTCCGGAAAAGCTTCCTAAGAAGATCACTTGTTCGATTCGGGGCGAACTGATCTGCAAGCTCTCCGACTTCGAAAAGGTGCAAGCCGAATTGGCCGACGAAGGGGAGAAGTTGAGAGCGAATCCGCGGAACCACACAGCCGGTGGGATTCGCCAATTCAAGAACCCCGAGAAAACCGCGAGGATGCGGATCAGCTTCATCGCCTACACGATCGAAGCGCTCGACCATCCGCCTTATAAGACGGAGATCGAGAGGGCTCGCTGGTGTCAGGAGACGTTGGGGATCAACTACATCGAGCCGCAACCGTTTCGCTTCGAGAACCTGCAGGCGATGGAAGACGCCGTGCCGACTCTCGATTTCGAAGTCGACGGCGTCGTGATCGGAGTCAACACTCTCGAGGACCAGGAACAACTGGGCCGCCACGGAGATCCGAGGACCGGAAATCCGAAGGGGAAGATCGCCTGGAAATTCCGCGAGGAGGAAGCGACGCCGGTGATCCGCGACATTCAGTGGCAGACCGGCCGGACCGGCAAGATCGTCGCAGTGGCGATCTTCGATCCCGTTCGTTTGGCCGGCACCAACGTGACCCGGGCGACGCTGCACAACGCCGGATTTATGCTCCGCAATCAGATCACGATCGGGTCGACGATCGCGGTTCGCAAGGCGGGGAAGATCATCCCCAAAGTGACCGGCGTGATTGCGGGGCAAGGCGAGCCGCAGTTTCCCGATCATTGTCCGGCTTGCAAAGCGAAGACCCAGCTACAGCAAGGGGGAACCGAAGAGATGCTGGAACTTGTCTGTCCCAACCCCGATTGCTCGGCGCAAAACGTCCACGGCCTGTGCCACTATCTGAGCACCTTTGGCGTCGTCGGGCTGGGGGAGAGCCGGGTGCGGACAATGGTCGAAGGAGGCAAGGTCGCGACGCACGCCGATTTTTATCGCTTGGACTTGGACGACGCGATGGAATGTGGGCTGACCGAACGACAGTCGCTGTTGGCACTGGCAGCGATCCACATGATTCCCGCTCCCGACAAGAAGGAAAACAACGAGTTGGGGATCGCGATCGCGACGGCTCGGCAAACGAAGAAGCAGGTTCCGCTGTGGCAATTGTTTGCCGCTTTCGGCATCGAAGCGGCGGGCAAGTCGGCAGGCAAAGCGCTCGAAGATCACTTCAGCAGTTTCGATGCGATCCGCGCCGCCACGGTCCAGCAACTTATCGAAGTCGGCGACGTCGGTGAGAAGACAGCCGAGACCGTCTCCAGCTATCTGGCGACCAACGCCGCAGCGATCGACGATCTGCTGAATTACGTCGAACCGCAGTCGCCGAAAACGGGGCTGCTGACCGGCAAGAACTTCTGCTTCAGCGGCGGCTTTCCCGAGGGGAAGCGTCACTGGGAACAGCGCGTCGAAGAACTCGGCGGCAAGTGTTCGGGGAGCGTCTCTAAGAAGACTCACTACCTGGTCGCCGGAACCGCCAGCGGATCGAAGAGCGAAAAAGCGGAGAAGCTTGGGATTCCAATCATCGATACCGACGATCTTCAAAAGATGATCCAAGCCATGTCAGATCCCACGGGCTGACACTCGATTCGGCTGGCCCTGCGGCCGCACTCTTAGCGGTCGCTGATTTGCGATCGATCCACATCGGAGTCTCTTCATGTGTTCGTCGCGCTGAACTCTTGGGGGCTGTCCCTGGCAGCGAGTCTTTCGGCCATGTGAAGATCGACGCGATAGCGCGTGCCGGAGCGTACCTCGAATTGAATTTCAGATTTGCTTTGCTGTGGAGCCGTTGGATGTTTGTCCTCGACGACGGCGTGGTTTACGATAGGCGGGCGACTAGCCTTTGTGGGTGTTCGTGCGGGTGCATCTGGTCCGTTGTTGTGTTTTCACTCACCCCGCACGCTCGTTCCTATCTTCACTTTATCCTCTGCAGAACGTTACGTCCTATGATTCGAGCACTCTTAACGATCGTCGCCGCGTTGACGCTTGCCCAAGGCTTGTTCGCCGCGGTGCCTTTGGCCGATTCGAAACCGAACATCATCTTGGTCATGACCGATGACCAGGGGTACGGTCCCGTCGGCCGCCACGGCCATCCTTGGATCCAGACTCCCAACCTCGACGCTCTCTATGATCAAAGCACCCGGTTTACGCGGATGTTAGTCGCACCGACGTGTGCGCCAACGCGATCGGCGTTGATGACCGGCCGACACCCGATGCGAAACGGCGTCACGCATACGATTCTCGAACGGGAGCGGATGACGTTGGATGCGACCACGTTGCCCCAAGTGCTTGGCAAAGCGGGCTATCGGTCGGGAATCTTCGGTAAGTGGCACCTGGGGGACGAGGATGAGTATCAGCCCCAAAACCGTGGCTTTGACGAAGCGTTCATCCATGGCGCCGGTGGGATCGGCCAAGCGTACGACTGCAGTTGCGCCGACGCCCCCGGCAACAAGTACTTCGATCCCGTGCTGCGGCACAACGGGAAGTTCGTTCAAACCGAAGGCTACTGCACCGATCTGTTCTTCGACGCCGCGTTGGGCTGGATTAAAAAGCAACACGATCAGAAGCAGCCGTTCTTCGCCTACATCGTGACCAACGCGCCACACAGTCCATTTATCGCCCCCGCCAAAAACGCGAAACGCTTTACCGACCTCGGTTTCACCGACGACCAAGCGGGGTTCTACGGGATGATCGAAAACATCGACGAAAACGTCGGCAAGCTGCTGGCGAAGATGGAGCAATGGAACCTCGAGGAAGATACGCTGTTGATCTTCATGAGCGATAACGGGATGACCGGCGGCGGATCGGGGCGCGGCAACCAACCGATGGGAACGCTAGCCGATGGAACACTGATGCGTCCCTACAACGCCGGTATGAAGGGACTGAAAGGGAGTGTCGAGGAAGGCGGCTGCCGGGTGCCGTTTTTCGTCCGCTGGGATGGACATGTCGCGGCGGGGCAAGACGTCGACCGGATCGCAGCTCACCTGGACCTCTTTCCGACGCTTGTCGCATTGGCTGGCGGGACGCTGCCACAGGGACAGGTCGAAGGTCGCAGCCTGCTGCCGCTGATCGAAAACCCGCAGGCGGATTGGGAGGATCGCTATCTGTTCACCCACAAGGGGCGTTGGAAGACGGGCGAGGAGCCAAACGAATCTCAATGGAAGAACTTTTCGGTTCGCAATCAGCGGTTCCGTTGGGTCGAGGGGAAGGCTTTATATGACATGCAAGCCGATCCGGGGCAGAAGACAAACGTGATCGACCAGCATCCGGAAGTCGTCCAAGCGATGCGCGACGCCTACGACGCTTGGTGGCAAAAGACCCGTCCGATGATGGTCAACGAGACGGCTCCGATGTCCAAGACCCGCCCATTCCACGAGGCA
Above is a genomic segment from Rosistilla ulvae containing:
- the ligA gene encoding NAD-dependent DNA ligase LigA; this encodes MAKATKQSDRVQTLERIIAHLDTQYEQGIACTHPDTGVLVSDGEYDALRRELQTLNPQSTLFETATASQLESAVAKVVHHPPLTSIEKASHEDLAVQQQMLFKWLRGADAPAVAEAPAGELFADALPDDLITVAGMSYDGQPVVYSPDRFYAAYKLDGVAIALYYEQGKLVRAGLRPRDGINGEDVTAQVRYVAGVPEKLPKKITCSIRGELICKLSDFEKVQAELADEGEKLRANPRNHTAGGIRQFKNPEKTARMRISFIAYTIEALDHPPYKTEIERARWCQETLGINYIEPQPFRFENLQAMEDAVPTLDFEVDGVVIGVNTLEDQEQLGRHGDPRTGNPKGKIAWKFREEEATPVIRDIQWQTGRTGKIVAVAIFDPVRLAGTNVTRATLHNAGFMLRNQITIGSTIAVRKAGKIIPKVTGVIAGQGEPQFPDHCPACKAKTQLQQGGTEEMLELVCPNPDCSAQNVHGLCHYLSTFGVVGLGESRVRTMVEGGKVATHADFYRLDLDDAMECGLTERQSLLALAAIHMIPAPDKKENNELGIAIATARQTKKQVPLWQLFAAFGIEAAGKSAGKALEDHFSSFDAIRAATVQQLIEVGDVGEKTAETVSSYLATNAAAIDDLLNYVEPQSPKTGLLTGKNFCFSGGFPEGKRHWEQRVEELGGKCSGSVSKKTHYLVAGTASGSKSEKAEKLGIPIIDTDDLQKMIQAMSDPTG
- a CDS encoding arylsulfatase produces the protein MIRALLTIVAALTLAQGLFAAVPLADSKPNIILVMTDDQGYGPVGRHGHPWIQTPNLDALYDQSTRFTRMLVAPTCAPTRSALMTGRHPMRNGVTHTILERERMTLDATTLPQVLGKAGYRSGIFGKWHLGDEDEYQPQNRGFDEAFIHGAGGIGQAYDCSCADAPGNKYFDPVLRHNGKFVQTEGYCTDLFFDAALGWIKKQHDQKQPFFAYIVTNAPHSPFIAPAKNAKRFTDLGFTDDQAGFYGMIENIDENVGKLLAKMEQWNLEEDTLLIFMSDNGMTGGGSGRGNQPMGTLADGTLMRPYNAGMKGLKGSVEEGGCRVPFFVRWDGHVAAGQDVDRIAAHLDLFPTLVALAGGTLPQGQVEGRSLLPLIENPQADWEDRYLFTHKGRWKTGEEPNESQWKNFSVRNQRFRWVEGKALYDMQADPGQKTNVIDQHPEVVQAMRDAYDAWWQKTRPMMVNETAPMSKTRPFHEAFERQKQGTGIPKWESPRF